In the genome of Oncorhynchus masou masou isolate Uvic2021 chromosome 26, UVic_Omas_1.1, whole genome shotgun sequence, one region contains:
- the LOC135514906 gene encoding histidine ammonia-lyase-like produces the protein MAVQEHNDFVNVGKEETAIGKRQSLDPRKYLSLDGNSLTIADLVRLGKGLFNIKLTYEAEGKINEAREVIETIIKENRVVYGVNTGFGKFAHMLIPKDKLMELQMNLIRSHSAGVGTPLSVERTRMLLALRINVLAKGYSGVSMETVQAMVKAFNASCLSWVPEKGTVGASGDLAPLAHLTLGLMGEGRMWSPQRGWDHAKTVLECHGLTPLVLKPKEGIGLINGTQMMSSLAAEAVERAVGVARQADIIAALSLEALRGTTKAFHSDIHAVRPHPGQIEVALRLRSLLHSDVFPSQISDSHRTCDRVQDAYTLRCIPQVHGVANDTIAFVKSILTTELNSATDNPLVFAERGETISGGNFHGEYPAKALDYLAIGVHELASMSERRTERLVNPSLSELPAFLVQDGGLNSGFMIAHCTAAALVSESKALCHPSSVDSLSTSAATEDHVSMGGWAARKALRVVEHVEQVLAIELLAACQALEFLRPLKSTTPLEKVHELVRTVVRPWDHDRQMSPDIEAAHTLLREEKVWEAARPYMDQYRDRLGLKPLPLDD, from the exons aTGGCTGTGCAGGAGCACAATGACTTTGTCAACGTTGGTAAGGAAGAAACTGCCATTGGGAAACGCCAGTCTCTCGATCCCAGAAAG TACCTCTCTCTGGATGGGAACAGTCTGACCATAGCTGATCTGGTCCGTTTGGGGAAAGGCCTGTTCAACATCAAG CTGACCTACGAGGCTGAAGGGAAAATCAATGAAGCCAGAGAAGTGATAGAAACCATCATAAAAGAAAACCGAG TTGTCTATGGCGTCAACACAGGGTTTGGGAAATTTGCCCATATGCTCATTCCAAAGGATAAGCTCAT ggAACTACAGATGAATCTGATTCGATCTCATAGTGCTG gagtGGGCACCCCATTGAGTGTAGAGAGGACCCGTATGCTACTGGCTTTGAGGATTAACGTTCTGGCCAAAGGGTACAGTGGCGTCTCCATGGAAACGGTCCAGGCTATGGTCAAAGCCTTCAATG cCTCCTGCCTGTCGTGGGTGCCAGAGAAGGGAACGGTAGGCGCTAGTGGAGACCTGGCCCCCCTGGCCCACCTCACCCTGGGCCTTATGGGAGAGGGCAGGATGTGGTCGCCTCAACGCGGCTGGGACCATGCCAAAACA GTACTGGAATGTCATGGACTCACACCTTTGGTTCTGAAGCCTAAAGAG GGCATCGGTCTGATCAACGGGACTCAGATGATGTCATCTCTGGCGGCGGAGGCAGTGGAGCGAGCTGTGGGCGTGGCCAGGCAGGCTGACATCATTGCTGCCCTCAGCCTGGAGGCCCTGAGGGGCACCACCAAGGCCTTCCACAgcg ACATCCATGCCGTGAGGCCACACCCTGGTCAGATAGAGGTGGCTCTGAGACTCCGCTCTCTACTTCACTCGGACGTGTTCCCCTCCCAGATCTCTG ATAGTCATAGGACATGTGACCGTGTCCAGGATGCATACACCCTCCGCTGTATCCCACAG GTTCATGGGGTAGCTAATGACACCATAGCCTTTGTTAAGAGCATCCTCACCACTGAGCTCAACAGTGCCACTGACAACCCT CTGGTTTTTGCAGAGCGAGGTGAGACTATCTCTGGGGGTAATTTCCATGGAGAATACCCAGCCAAG gcTTTAGACTACCTGGCCATCGGGGTCCATGAGCTGGCCAGTATgagtgagaggaggacagagaggctgGTCAACCCCTCCCTCAGTGAGCTGCCTGCCTTCCTGGTCCAAGACGGGGGCCTCAACTCTGGTTTCATGATTGCACACTGCACTGCTGCTGCCCTTG TATCTGAGAGCAAGGCGTTGTGCCACCCGTCCTCCGTGGACTCCCTGTCCACCAGCGCAGCCACTGAAGACCACGTCTCCATGGGCGGCTGGGCCGCTAGGAAGGCCCTGAGGGTAGTGGAACACGTAGAGCAAG TTCTGGCCATAGAGCTGCTCGCTGCCTGTCAAGCCCTGGAGTTTCTCCGCCCGCTCAAGTCCACTACCCCTCTGGAGAAAGTCCATGAGCTAGTGCGTACTGTTGTCAG GCCTTGGGATCATGACCGTCAAATGAGTCCTGACATCGAGGCTGCTCACACGCTCCTCAGGGAGGAAAAG GTGTGGGAGGCGGCTCGGCCATACATGGACCAATACCGAGACAGGCTCGGACTGaaaccacttccactggatgacTAG